In one window of Brassica rapa cultivar Chiifu-401-42 chromosome A07, CAAS_Brap_v3.01, whole genome shotgun sequence DNA:
- the LOC103846031 gene encoding peroxidase 64: MNVYFLSLILTVILVISFNTEALSPHYYDHSCPQADQIVTNAVKKAMSNDKTVPAALLRMHFHDCFVRGCDASVLLDSKGKNKAEKDGPPNISLHAFYVIDNAKKALEEQCPGVVSCADIVSLAARDAVALSGGPTWEVPKGRKDGRVSKAIETRQLPAPTFNISQLQQSFSQRGLSMHDLVVLSGGHTLGFAHCSSFQNRINNFSTQKQVDPTLNPSFAASLKGICPAHNKAKNAGATMDGSTTSFDNIYYKMLMQGKSLFSSDQALLTTPSTKKLVAKYATSMEEYERAFVKSMIKMSSISGNGNEVRLNCRRVR; encoded by the exons ATGAATGTCTATTTTCTCAGTCTCATTCTTACAGTCATTTTAGTGATTTCCTTCAACACTGAAGCACTTAGTCCTCACTACTACGACCATTCATGTCCACAAGCCGACCAAATAGTCACCAATGCAGTCAAGAAAGCCATGTCAAATGACAAAACTGTCCCTGCCGCGCTCTTGAGGATGCATTTCCACGATTGCTTTGTTAGG GGATGTGATGCGTCAGTGCTGTTAGACTCGAAGGGAAAGAACAAAGCAGAGAAAGATGGACCTCCTAACATCTCACTCCATGCGTTTTATGTGATTGACAATGCAAAGAAGGCATTAGAAGAGCAATGTCCTGGTGTCGTCTCGTGTGCGGATATCGTTTCACTCGCTGCAAGAGATGCTGTCGCTCTC TCTGGAGGGCCTACATGGGAAGTGCCAAAAGGGAGAAAAGATGGAAGAGTATCAAAGGCAATAGAAACAAGACAACTACCAGCTCCTACTTTCAACATCTCTCAGCTGCAACAAAGCTTTAGCCAAAGAGGCCTTTCTATGCACGATCTTGTTGTTCTCTCTG GAGGACACACACTTGGATTCGCACACTGCTCATCGTTCCAAAATAGGATTAACAACTTCAGCACACAAAAACAGGTTGACCCAACATTAAACCCATCATTTGCGGCCAGCTTGAAAGGAATTTGCCCAGCCCATAACAAGGCTAAGAACGCTGGAGCGACTATGGACGGTAGCACGACATCATTCGACAACATATATTACAAGATGCTTATGCAAGGCAAATCGCTATTCTCATCAGACCAAGCACTTCTCACAACACCTTCTACAAAGAAACTTGTGGCCAAATACGCAACTTCCATGGAAGAGTATGAGAGGGCTTTTGTGAAATCCATGATCAAGATGAGTAGTATCAGTGGGAATGGTAACGAGGTCAGGCTTAATTGCAGGAGGGTCCGTTAG